The Geotalea uraniireducens Rf4 genome window below encodes:
- a CDS encoding ATP-binding protein, translating into MHHEGQLTMTSENWEGVAARLERVLERVEGLVDTFVPPGNPDPAQFSRFHAFRWQKRGSGGCLVSVEHPHLVELDDLVGIDLAIEDLVRNTAQFVAGYTANNVLLWGDRGTGKSSCVKGLLKRFVGQGLRMIEIQRGDLLFLSLIISQIRDIPYRFILFCDDLSFAEGDASYQELKTLLDGGIEERPENMLIYATSNRRHLMPERMEDNLNVEIHPEEAVSDKLSLADRFGINLGFYPCNQDTYLSIVEHYAAGRNLPMESEELRKEALRWALYKGQRSGRAARQFIDDLSGRLRIK; encoded by the coding sequence ATGCACCATGAAGGACAACTGACGATGACATCGGAAAACTGGGAAGGTGTTGCCGCAAGGCTGGAAAGGGTGCTGGAGCGGGTAGAGGGGCTGGTCGATACATTTGTGCCACCAGGTAATCCTGACCCTGCACAATTCAGCCGATTCCATGCATTCCGCTGGCAGAAACGGGGCTCGGGGGGATGCCTGGTTTCTGTGGAACATCCCCATCTGGTCGAGCTTGACGATCTGGTCGGGATAGACCTGGCTATAGAGGACCTGGTGCGGAATACGGCCCAGTTCGTGGCTGGATATACCGCCAATAACGTCCTTTTGTGGGGGGACCGGGGGACCGGCAAGTCTTCCTGTGTGAAAGGCCTGTTGAAGCGCTTTGTCGGTCAGGGGCTGCGGATGATCGAGATCCAGCGCGGTGATTTGCTCTTTCTGTCGCTCATTATCAGTCAAATCCGGGACATCCCCTATCGTTTCATTCTGTTTTGCGACGACCTCTCTTTTGCCGAGGGGGACGCTTCCTACCAGGAGCTGAAGACGCTTCTGGACGGCGGCATCGAAGAGAGACCGGAAAACATGCTGATCTATGCCACTTCAAACCGCCGCCACCTGATGCCGGAACGGATGGAGGATAATCTCAACGTTGAAATCCATCCCGAAGAAGCGGTTTCCGACAAACTTTCCCTGGCCGACCGCTTCGGCATCAACCTCGGCTTTTACCCCTGTAATCAGGATACGTATCTCTCCATCGTCGAGCATTACGCTGCTGGCAGGAATTTGCCGATGGAAAGTGAGGAACTGCGGAAAGAAGCGCTCAGATGGGCTCTTTACAAAGGACAGCGGTCAGGACGCGCCGCCCGGCAGTTTATCGACGACCTTTCCGGCAGGTTGAGGATCAAGTAG
- the opp4C gene encoding oligopeptide ABC transporter permease, with protein sequence MTNLYTLYWNRFRSNRFALAGAFVVLSLFVFSFMAPFVTPYDPDAIDAYHVLLPPTGAHWFGTDELGRDVFTRVMYGARISLKVGFVAVGIAVLVGTVVGLVAGFYGGWIDTILMRFVDIMLCFPTFFLILAVIAMLEPSIWYIMIIIGLTGWMGVARLVRAEVLSLRERDFVLAARALGASDLRIIFRHIFPNAMSPVLVSATLGVAGAILTESALSFLGIGVQPPTPSWGNILTSGKDYIEFAWWLSLFPGLAILVTVLSYNLLGEGIRDALDPRLKR encoded by the coding sequence GTGACCAATCTATACACCCTTTACTGGAACAGGTTCCGCTCCAACCGTTTTGCCTTGGCAGGCGCTTTTGTAGTGCTTTCCCTTTTTGTCTTTTCGTTTATGGCGCCGTTTGTCACTCCTTACGACCCTGACGCCATCGATGCCTATCATGTCCTGCTCCCGCCGACTGGCGCGCACTGGTTCGGCACCGACGAACTGGGGCGTGATGTTTTTACCCGAGTCATGTACGGGGCGCGGATATCCCTCAAGGTCGGATTTGTGGCGGTCGGCATCGCTGTGCTGGTCGGGACGGTGGTTGGTCTTGTCGCCGGATTTTACGGCGGCTGGATCGACACCATACTGATGCGCTTTGTCGACATCATGCTCTGTTTCCCCACCTTTTTCCTTATTCTTGCGGTGATTGCCATGCTGGAGCCGTCCATCTGGTACATCATGATCATTATCGGCCTTACCGGCTGGATGGGGGTTGCCCGGCTGGTCCGCGCCGAGGTGCTGTCGTTGCGGGAACGCGATTTTGTCCTTGCGGCACGTGCCTTGGGGGCTTCAGATCTGCGCATCATTTTCCGCCACATATTCCCCAATGCCATGTCGCCGGTGCTTGTTTCCGCAACGCTCGGGGTGGCAGGTGCCATTCTCACCGAATCCGCTCTTTCCTTTCTCGGCATTGGCGTGCAGCCGCCGACCCCGAGTTGGGGGAACATCCTCACCTCAGGCAAGGACTACATCGAGTTTGCCTGGTGGTTGTCCCTCTTTCCAGGTCTGGCGATCCTTGTGACGGTCCTTTCCTACAATCTTTTGGGCGAGGGGATCAGGGATGCGCTTGATCCGCGCCTGAAGCGGTAA
- the tpiA gene encoding triose-phosphate isomerase has product MRKPVIAGNWKLYKTTSEALELVNELIPLVKNASGVEIVVAPVFTVLSTVKNALKGTNINLAAQDCFWDEQGAYTGEVSSTMLLDAGCSHVIIGHSERRQFFGETDETVNKKNIAALRAGLTILFCIGETLHEREENQTFTVLERQISGGISGITKDELKNVIIAYEPVWAIGTGKTATDDQAQEAHKFIRGVVAKLCDSESAENIRILYGGSVKPENVKGLMAQKDIDGALVGGASLKADSFAHIVRFSE; this is encoded by the coding sequence ATGCGTAAACCAGTAATCGCCGGCAATTGGAAACTTTATAAGACCACAAGCGAAGCGCTCGAGCTAGTCAATGAACTTATCCCCCTGGTCAAAAATGCTTCCGGGGTTGAAATTGTCGTAGCTCCGGTATTTACCGTATTAAGTACGGTAAAGAACGCTTTAAAGGGAACGAATATCAACCTGGCTGCCCAAGACTGTTTTTGGGATGAACAAGGTGCGTATACTGGTGAAGTTTCCAGTACAATGCTGCTTGATGCCGGATGCAGTCATGTAATTATCGGGCATTCAGAACGAAGACAGTTCTTTGGAGAAACCGATGAGACCGTAAATAAAAAAAATATAGCAGCGTTGCGTGCCGGACTGACCATACTTTTCTGCATCGGAGAAACTCTTCACGAGCGTGAAGAAAACCAAACCTTCACGGTCCTTGAACGGCAGATTAGCGGCGGTATTTCAGGGATTACGAAGGATGAACTGAAAAATGTGATCATTGCTTATGAGCCTGTATGGGCGATCGGCACGGGCAAAACTGCAACTGACGATCAAGCACAGGAAGCTCACAAATTTATCCGGGGAGTTGTGGCAAAGCTATGCGACAGCGAGTCTGCAGAAAATATCAGGATTCTCTACGGAGGAAGTGTGAAACCTGAGAACGTCAAAGGACTCATGGCCCAAAAGGATATCGATGGTGCCCTGGTTGGCGGCGCAAGCCTTAAAGCTGATTCTTTTGCACATATAGTCCGCTTTAGTGAATAA
- a CDS encoding DUF4410 domain-containing protein has translation MKRLLLVVSFIVMAAHVSVSSASAEDTPLSKPDVLGEETIYTSKHLASYDTIIIKDFDISKPELDNIDDDEKKDIEPIMSTIPKIMSSYFVNELKSQKKFINVENNSDKKKNAVILEGKVTKLSGGHGAAKFFLGWMTPQSLRTHIEVSGRLIDAQTGKELAVFSDVKSGLTGAGMGYIKEILVNLSGDLGRDMAEFVGKLY, from the coding sequence ATGAAAAGGCTGTTACTCGTTGTTAGTTTTATTGTCATGGCTGCACACGTCTCTGTTTCATCGGCATCAGCAGAGGATACACCACTCTCGAAACCAGACGTACTCGGTGAAGAGACAATTTACACCTCAAAACATCTGGCCAGCTACGATACGATAATTATCAAAGATTTTGACATCAGCAAACCTGAACTGGACAATATCGATGATGACGAAAAAAAGGATATCGAACCGATCATGTCCACCATTCCCAAAATCATGTCTTCCTACTTTGTCAATGAGTTGAAAAGCCAGAAGAAATTTATAAATGTTGAAAACAACTCGGATAAGAAAAAAAATGCGGTGATTCTTGAGGGAAAGGTAACCAAACTCAGCGGCGGACATGGTGCGGCCAAGTTCTTTTTGGGCTGGATGACACCACAGAGCCTCAGGACCCACATTGAAGTCAGCGGCCGTCTGATCGATGCACAAACCGGCAAAGAACTTGCTGTTTTTAGCGATGTAAAGTCGGGTCTTACCGGTGCCGGCATGGGATACATCAAGGAAATTCTTGTAAATCTGTCCGGTGACCTGGGCAGAGATATGGCCGAATTTGTCGGAAAACTCTATTAG
- a CDS encoding M3 family oligoendopeptidase, whose amino-acid sequence MGYDIKDLLWNTAPLYTGPESPDLEGDFEAAATGANGFRERYRGRVAGLDVVELQKALVEYEELEELIVKPQLYAHLLFAADSENDVNKRLSQKAAEFGNLMSRELLFFDLEIIQMEDKAFAQLIGDERLANYRHYMESLRKFHPHTLTEREESLLKQKSLTGTEAFSRLFDEVSASFRYTMTLDGEEREFTGEELLGLLHHTDAMVREQAFATFLKRHEEQGIIFSSVFNTVALDHGQDLELRNYKSPMEPTNLGNEIPAEVVERMMSVSEANYPLAQEYFRLKAKLLNLDKLKNTDVYAPVGEIEQHYTFAEARDLVIAAYDRFSPEFRDIAAAFFKDGRIDALPRIGKSGGAFCMGMTPRLAPYVLLNFTGNLRDVATVAHELGHGIHFTLAQRQTMVNYHAPLPLAETASVFGEMLLTRHMLEGETDKQVKIALLCAKIEDIIATTFRQNVLTRFEERMHLERKKGLLTATQLCDLWWEENARLYGDSVEMIEAYRWGWSYISHFIHTRFYCYSYTFAELLVLSLYQRYLKEGDAFIPTYREILAGGGSKSPADTVRPAGIDLADPDFWQNGYDVLTGLLEELKQLV is encoded by the coding sequence ATGGGATACGATATAAAAGATCTGTTGTGGAACACCGCCCCCCTCTATACCGGACCTGAGTCACCGGACCTGGAAGGTGATTTTGAAGCAGCAGCAACAGGAGCGAATGGGTTCAGGGAACGCTACCGGGGGCGTGTCGCGGGCTTGGATGTCGTTGAACTGCAAAAGGCGCTGGTCGAATACGAAGAGCTCGAAGAACTAATCGTCAAACCGCAGCTCTATGCCCATCTCCTCTTTGCCGCTGACTCGGAAAACGACGTCAACAAGCGCCTCTCTCAAAAGGCAGCGGAATTCGGCAACCTGATGAGCAGGGAACTCCTGTTCTTCGACCTGGAGATCATCCAGATGGAGGACAAAGCCTTTGCGCAATTGATCGGCGACGAACGGCTCGCTAACTACCGTCACTACATGGAAAGCCTGCGTAAATTCCACCCCCACACCCTGACTGAGCGGGAAGAAAGCCTGTTAAAACAGAAGAGTCTGACCGGTACAGAGGCGTTCTCCCGCCTGTTCGACGAGGTATCAGCATCATTCCGCTACACCATGACTCTCGATGGGGAAGAACGGGAGTTTACCGGCGAGGAGCTGTTGGGACTGCTCCATCATACCGACGCCATGGTCAGGGAACAGGCATTCGCTACTTTCCTCAAGCGCCACGAGGAACAGGGGATCATCTTTTCTTCCGTTTTCAATACCGTTGCCCTCGACCATGGGCAGGACCTGGAACTGCGCAACTACAAAAGCCCCATGGAGCCGACCAACCTGGGTAACGAGATCCCTGCCGAGGTAGTAGAGCGGATGATGTCCGTTTCCGAGGCCAATTACCCGCTGGCCCAGGAGTACTTCCGCCTCAAGGCGAAACTGCTGAATCTGGATAAGCTGAAAAACACCGACGTCTACGCGCCGGTTGGGGAAATAGAGCAACACTATACCTTTGCCGAGGCCCGCGACCTGGTGATTGCCGCCTATGACCGGTTCTCACCGGAATTTCGGGATATAGCCGCCGCCTTTTTCAAGGACGGCAGGATTGACGCCCTTCCCCGCATCGGCAAGAGCGGCGGCGCCTTCTGCATGGGAATGACCCCGCGACTCGCGCCATACGTGCTTCTCAACTTTACCGGCAACCTGCGCGACGTGGCCACCGTAGCGCACGAACTGGGGCACGGCATCCACTTCACCCTCGCCCAACGCCAGACCATGGTCAACTACCATGCACCGCTCCCCCTGGCGGAAACGGCATCGGTCTTCGGCGAAATGCTCCTCACCCGACACATGCTGGAGGGTGAAACGGACAAGCAGGTGAAGATCGCCCTTCTTTGCGCCAAGATCGAGGACATCATCGCCACCACCTTTCGTCAGAACGTCCTGACCCGTTTTGAAGAGCGGATGCACCTGGAGCGGAAGAAGGGGCTACTGACCGCGACGCAGCTCTGCGACCTGTGGTGGGAAGAAAACGCCAGGCTTTACGGCGATTCAGTGGAGATGATCGAAGCATACCGCTGGGGATGGAGTTACATCTCTCATTTCATTCACACCCGGTTCTACTGCTATTCTTACACCTTTGCCGAACTCCTCGTCCTCTCCCTCTACCAGAGATACCTCAAGGAAGGAGACGCATTCATCCCCACCTACCGGGAGATCCTTGCCGGAGGCGGCTCCAAGTCACCGGCCGACACGGTCAGACCGGCCGGCATCGACCTTGCCGACCCGGACTTCTGGCAGAATGGCTATGACGTCCTGACCGGCCTGCTTGAAGAACTGAAACAGCTGGTCTGA
- the secG gene encoding preprotein translocase subunit SecG, translating into MTTLLIILHIFVSLALIVIVLLQSGKGAEMGASFGAGGSQSVFGAGGGTTFLSKLTTSAAVIFMLTSLTLAFVSGKGGSSSIMSSKDATKAVQKKSAAPMQPPAQGKPLSTEPVQTKPVQQVPQAPAQPATPKK; encoded by the coding sequence ATGACCACACTACTAATTATTTTACACATCTTTGTAAGCTTAGCATTGATTGTCATAGTTCTGCTGCAGTCGGGTAAAGGCGCAGAAATGGGCGCCTCATTCGGTGCAGGAGGCAGTCAGTCAGTTTTCGGTGCTGGTGGCGGCACTACATTCTTAAGCAAATTGACCACGAGCGCTGCCGTTATCTTCATGCTCACATCCCTAACCCTTGCATTCGTATCAGGAAAGGGAGGAAGTTCTTCGATCATGTCATCTAAGGACGCAACCAAAGCCGTCCAGAAAAAATCTGCCGCTCCAATGCAACCGCCCGCACAAGGTAAACCATTGAGTACAGAACCAGTACAAACTAAACCGGTACAGCAGGTACCACAAGCTCCTGCCCAACCAGCAACACCTAAAAAGTAA
- a CDS encoding phosphoglycerate kinase — protein MSIRYIDEISDLREKKIFMRVDFNVPLDEHQNITEDTRIRAVLPTINYALDYNAKVVLASHLGRPKGERNAKYSMAPAAKRLSRLLGKEVKLAPDCIGDGVSKIIDSMQPGDVVMLENLRFYPGEEKNDDDFAKALADHCDIYVNDAFAVSHRAHASVEAITKFFPIVAAGFLMKNEMSYFEKSMKNPIRPLVAILGGAKVSGKLEVLENLCNKVDKVIIGGGMAFTFLKALGYNVGKSLVEENLLETALNTYNKAREKGIKFYLPVDCVVADQFNPAAETKVTTIQEIPEGWMALDIGPATVTLFSTALQNAKTIVWNGPMGVFEMDAFSRGTFAMVSAVANSYALTIVGGGDTDVAVHRAGEYAKISYISTGGGAFLELLEGKKLPGIKVLEDNGHK, from the coding sequence ATGTCAATCCGCTACATTGATGAAATCAGCGACCTTCGTGAAAAAAAGATATTCATGAGGGTTGATTTTAACGTCCCCCTCGATGAACACCAGAACATAACCGAGGACACCCGTATCAGGGCAGTTCTGCCGACTATAAATTATGCCCTTGATTATAACGCCAAAGTAGTTCTTGCTTCGCACCTGGGTCGACCTAAAGGCGAAAGAAACGCAAAATATTCTATGGCGCCGGCAGCTAAGAGACTTTCACGACTGCTTGGCAAAGAAGTCAAGCTGGCACCGGACTGCATAGGCGATGGCGTGTCAAAAATAATTGACTCCATGCAACCGGGTGACGTGGTTATGTTGGAAAACCTCCGGTTTTATCCAGGTGAGGAAAAAAATGATGACGACTTTGCCAAAGCATTGGCCGATCATTGCGACATATATGTTAACGATGCTTTTGCAGTATCCCATCGGGCACATGCATCAGTTGAAGCAATAACAAAGTTTTTTCCCATAGTTGCAGCCGGTTTTCTAATGAAAAACGAAATGAGTTATTTCGAGAAATCCATGAAAAACCCCATACGCCCCCTTGTTGCAATTTTAGGCGGGGCAAAGGTTTCCGGCAAACTAGAGGTTCTCGAAAACCTCTGTAACAAGGTAGACAAAGTAATTATTGGTGGTGGAATGGCATTCACTTTCCTGAAAGCCCTGGGTTACAATGTGGGCAAGTCACTGGTGGAAGAAAACCTTCTTGAAACTGCATTGAATACATATAACAAGGCTCGGGAAAAGGGGATAAAGTTTTACCTGCCAGTTGACTGTGTCGTTGCAGACCAGTTCAACCCTGCTGCCGAGACCAAGGTCACTACTATTCAGGAAATTCCTGAAGGCTGGATGGCTCTTGATATCGGCCCTGCTACGGTAACCCTCTTCAGCACAGCTCTCCAGAACGCGAAGACTATTGTCTGGAACGGGCCCATGGGTGTTTTTGAAATGGACGCCTTCTCGCGCGGAACGTTTGCGATGGTATCGGCGGTAGCGAACTCCTATGCCCTTACCATTGTTGGTGGTGGTGATACTGATGTAGCGGTGCACAGAGCAGGAGAATACGCCAAAATCAGCTATATATCGACTGGCGGCGGCGCTTTCCTCGAACTTCTCGAAGGGAAAAAACTTCCGGGTATAAAGGTGCTGGAAGATAACGGCCACAAGTAA
- the gap gene encoding type I glyceraldehyde-3-phosphate dehydrogenase — protein MALRVAINGFGRIGRSVLRAAAKEKGIEFVAINDLTDAKTLAHLFKYDSVHGIFPGKVETKDNELIINGKAIKIFAVRNPEELPWKKEKIDIVLESTGLFTSRDKAELHLKAGAKKVIISAPATGEDITIVMGVNQHLYDPKKHNIISNASCTTNCLAPVAKVLNDSFGIEKGLITTVHSYTNDQNILDLPHKDLRRARAAALSIIPTTTGAAKAVSLVLPELKGKLDGMAIRVPTPNVSVVDLVVTLSKKTDAENINAALLKASKGPLKGILGFSEEPLVSIDYNGNPLSSIVDGLSTKVIEGNMAKVISWYDNESGFSQRVIDLMKMVLA, from the coding sequence ATGGCTTTAAGAGTTGCAATTAACGGCTTCGGCAGGATAGGACGTTCTGTGCTGCGGGCTGCTGCCAAGGAAAAAGGGATCGAATTTGTTGCCATCAACGATTTGACTGACGCTAAAACATTGGCACACCTCTTCAAGTATGACTCCGTACATGGTATATTCCCTGGAAAAGTTGAAACTAAAGATAATGAGCTGATTATTAACGGCAAAGCCATCAAAATATTTGCAGTCAGAAACCCTGAAGAACTCCCCTGGAAAAAAGAGAAAATTGATATTGTGCTTGAGTCAACGGGACTTTTTACATCGAGAGATAAAGCCGAGCTGCATTTGAAAGCAGGGGCCAAAAAGGTCATTATTTCCGCTCCGGCAACCGGCGAAGATATCACCATCGTCATGGGTGTCAATCAACACCTCTATGACCCCAAAAAACACAACATCATTTCCAACGCCTCCTGTACGACCAACTGCCTTGCGCCCGTCGCCAAGGTACTCAACGATTCATTCGGCATCGAAAAAGGCCTTATAACTACGGTTCACTCATATACAAACGACCAAAACATCCTCGATTTACCCCACAAGGATCTGCGCAGAGCCAGAGCCGCTGCACTCTCCATAATTCCGACAACAACCGGCGCTGCTAAAGCAGTTTCGCTGGTTCTTCCCGAATTGAAGGGTAAACTTGATGGTATGGCAATACGCGTTCCAACACCTAACGTATCCGTTGTGGATCTTGTGGTCACTCTATCTAAAAAAACAGATGCTGAAAATATAAATGCAGCGTTACTCAAAGCCTCCAAAGGACCACTCAAAGGGATACTCGGTTTTTCCGAAGAACCTCTCGTTTCCATAGATTACAACGGTAATCCGCTTTCTTCTATTGTTGACGGCTTGAGCACAAAAGTAATTGAAGGCAACATGGCCAAAGTGATTTCATGGTATGACAATGAAAGCGGCTTCTCTCAGCGAGTCATCGACCTGATGAAAATGGTTTTGGCCTAA
- a CDS encoding Slp family lipoprotein encodes MGKLLALPLLALLFLSGCAHVISEEARKQVDPSIAFSKLRGNPDTFIGRNVMLGGMVAGVKNTKDGGQLEIVQFQLDDVGFPIESSHSGGRFLATSPDFVDAMIYKPRRLVTIVGEVKGKKTLPLDEAEYTYPVITIKEIFAWKLSETEKAFPYPTPAPYYNYDPYYYGYDVPPYWYRPLGPVFRP; translated from the coding sequence ATGGGCAAATTACTGGCATTGCCGCTCCTGGCACTTTTATTCCTTTCTGGTTGTGCTCACGTCATAAGTGAAGAAGCCAGAAAACAGGTGGACCCATCCATTGCGTTCAGCAAATTGCGTGGAAATCCTGACACCTTCATCGGCAGAAATGTAATGCTGGGTGGAATGGTTGCCGGGGTGAAAAACACTAAAGATGGCGGTCAGCTGGAAATTGTCCAATTTCAACTCGACGATGTCGGCTTTCCCATTGAATCGTCACACTCAGGTGGTCGCTTTCTTGCCACTAGTCCAGATTTTGTCGATGCCATGATCTATAAGCCCCGCAGATTGGTAACAATTGTCGGAGAAGTCAAAGGGAAAAAGACTTTACCTCTCGATGAAGCTGAATACACCTATCCAGTAATCACGATCAAGGAAATATTCGCCTGGAAATTATCTGAAACTGAAAAAGCCTTCCCCTATCCCACTCCGGCACCTTACTACAACTACGACCCATATTATTATGGATATGATGTGCCGCCATACTGGTATCGACCTTTGGGCCCCGTGTTTCGACCATAG
- a CDS encoding ATP-binding protein has product MKNTLEKRIILFSFIILFLTILASAGMDIVGFRRDYVNALFLRSQSLGTSMKGSIEKVLNLGLDIRDITGISEKCRELVVGNPDIAYCVITDLDGNILFLSNPAFDNFQFNVVIRSFTTNPRQQINLVGQNPAYYDTVTLVKAPDGRSTAQIHIGFKETIISEKVRGMILRSVFILVIFLLVAFSLVVVFVKKSIIQPVSALLQGVKKISEGAVGVRIQEVPVYEFNELAKNINIMSEYLNNRDEEIRNNYQELERTHNELHSSYLKLEHLSQELERSEELYKSLMEDASDAIVVVGDDEIVKMINKMAEEFFGYNARELVGLPLTKMLLLLNIENIPKIHKIFKDASKGMHIAEEMQLVKKGGTLVVARLHANSIKSGTENLVQAIFRDVTKEREILINLEKSAADLVRLNKMKDSFLGLASHELKTPLTVIMGYAELISTDMADRVDNTVLEMVGNISSAASRLDNIIKDMVDVSMIDEKRLQLKMDDVQINRLVEASVKELSFFFSMRKQELVLHLDESIPTIRGDVLRLMQLLSNVLGNAIKFTPDGGQITVATSAKYLLRSKQPVSDGQQMQPVVNIGKEHHLYVEISISDTGIGIDREDQLRIFDKFYEAGNIEEHSSGKVAFKAKGAGLGLSIAKGIVDMHGGEIWVESSGYNPNSDSGSTFHILLPLNPLIGDSTIDYMNLLH; this is encoded by the coding sequence ATGAAAAATACCCTAGAAAAAAGAATAATACTTTTCTCCTTCATTATTCTTTTCCTCACCATCCTGGCCAGTGCAGGTATGGATATTGTGGGATTCAGAAGAGATTATGTCAACGCATTGTTCCTGAGATCGCAAAGTCTCGGGACATCGATGAAAGGGAGTATCGAAAAGGTACTTAATCTTGGTCTTGATATCCGGGACATTACGGGGATTTCTGAAAAATGCCGTGAGCTCGTGGTTGGCAATCCTGATATTGCCTATTGTGTGATAACAGATTTGGATGGAAATATTCTGTTTTTGAGTAATCCCGCCTTTGATAATTTCCAGTTCAATGTGGTAATCCGCTCATTCACAACCAACCCTCGTCAACAGATCAATCTTGTCGGACAAAACCCTGCGTACTATGACACTGTCACTCTGGTTAAAGCGCCTGACGGCAGATCCACAGCTCAGATACACATCGGCTTCAAGGAGACGATAATTTCCGAGAAGGTGAGAGGGATGATACTTCGTTCAGTATTTATCCTCGTAATCTTCCTGCTTGTTGCCTTTTCACTTGTCGTTGTTTTCGTCAAAAAAAGCATTATTCAGCCTGTATCTGCCTTACTTCAGGGCGTTAAAAAAATCTCTGAAGGAGCGGTTGGTGTCCGGATTCAGGAAGTGCCGGTTTATGAATTTAATGAGCTTGCAAAAAATATAAATATAATGTCGGAATATCTTAATAATCGTGATGAAGAGATCCGAAATAATTATCAGGAGTTGGAAAGAACCCACAACGAACTGCATTCTTCATACCTTAAACTTGAGCACCTGAGTCAGGAGCTGGAGCGTTCGGAAGAGCTTTATAAATCACTCATGGAGGATGCCAGTGATGCAATCGTAGTTGTCGGCGACGATGAGATTGTTAAAATGATTAATAAAATGGCCGAGGAGTTTTTCGGTTATAATGCTCGGGAACTGGTGGGACTTCCTCTGACTAAGATGCTGCTTTTATTGAATATAGAAAACATACCAAAGATTCACAAAATATTTAAAGATGCCTCAAAAGGAATGCATATAGCTGAAGAGATGCAACTTGTCAAAAAAGGTGGAACCCTTGTTGTTGCCCGACTTCATGCCAATAGTATAAAAAGCGGCACTGAAAATCTTGTTCAGGCTATATTCCGGGATGTGACTAAAGAGCGTGAGATATTGATCAATCTGGAAAAGAGTGCCGCCGATCTGGTCAGACTAAATAAAATGAAAGACTCTTTTCTCGGGCTTGCTTCCCATGAATTGAAAACGCCGCTGACCGTAATAATGGGATATGCTGAATTGATTTCAACGGATATGGCCGACAGAGTTGACAACACGGTCCTTGAGATGGTCGGAAATATTTCCAGTGCTGCTTCGAGGTTGGATAATATAATCAAGGATATGGTCGACGTATCCATGATTGATGAAAAGCGACTCCAGTTGAAAATGGATGATGTCCAGATTAACCGGCTGGTTGAGGCTTCCGTTAAGGAGCTCAGTTTCTTTTTTTCAATGCGCAAGCAAGAGCTCGTGCTTCATCTGGACGAATCGATACCCACCATCAGGGGGGATGTTCTCCGGCTTATGCAACTATTGTCCAATGTCCTCGGAAATGCCATCAAATTTACTCCTGATGGCGGCCAGATAACAGTTGCTACCAGTGCCAAATATCTTCTGCGCAGCAAACAACCGGTTTCAGACGGGCAGCAAATGCAGCCGGTAGTGAATATTGGCAAGGAACATCATCTTTATGTGGAGATTTCCATTAGCGACACGGGAATTGGTATCGACAGAGAGGACCAACTCCGTATCTTCGATAAGTTTTACGAAGCTGGAAACATTGAGGAGCACAGTTCCGGTAAGGTGGCCTTCAAGGCTAAGGGAGCCGGTCTCGGGCTATCCATTGCCAAGGGTATTGTTGATATGCACGGAGGAGAGATCTGGGTTGAATCCTCCGGTTATAATCCAAACAGCGACTCCGGCTCTACTTTTCATATTCTTCTCCCCTTAAATCCACTAATTGGTGATTCCACAATTGATTACATGAATCTTTTGCACTAA